From [Clostridium] symbiosum, a single genomic window includes:
- a CDS encoding cation-translocating P-type ATPase produces MYENRTIEEVCRQFECNGRTGLTQEDADRRLRHYGKNMLREAKKKTLIQRFAEQLCDSLIFVLFAAAAISIMLHEYSDAVIILAVVAMNAVVGVIQEGKAEKALESLRKMTKLEAVVIRDGKERIIPAEELVPGDLVMLDAGRQVPADLRIVQGANLKIEESALTGESVPVSKSSTFIAPSEVQAGDRKNMAFMTSYVTNGRGAGIVIATGMDTEIGRIAALIHEAPEEETPLQKRLSDLGKVLSLTAVFLCALLFALAVIQKRDVMEMLITAISLAVAAVPEGLPAVVTIVLALSVTRMVKAGTIVRRLPSVETLGAVSVVCSDKTGTLTKNEMTVTACYLDGRIREAPAIEYGKTGNRLLTCFCLCNDATEDTGDPTETALIRFAETGGIRKEREEREKPRHGELPFDSDRKMMTTLNREGKSYVSYTKGAPDEVLKRCSMIMKDGKVQPLESRDKKRIQDATTELSGRALRVLAGAMAEGVSKPSEKNLVFLGMAGMIDPPREEAKAAVEAFKRASVRTVMITGDHVDTALAIAKQLGIAENKEQCISGEELERMGDGDLKKRIRNAAVFARVSPDHKVRIVRALKGDGNITAMTGDGVNDAPSLKSADIGIAMGKTGTDVARQASDMILTDDNFATIERAIEEGRGIYENIKKSVIFLLSSNFGEIATMFAAIAAGIPSPLKSSHILWINLITDSLPALALGIDKNDGKLLMKKPPRKPGESLFAGGGWFYTVFYGLLIAAVSLAAFFHVPWEVVTGRGLHFSMTAVSAVLKEEPVLCRAQTYAFTVLGLSELFHAVGMRNVDVSVFKSGLFTNPLMLLAFAAGLLLQFAVTEIPFLVTAFRTSVLSPGEWIFLLLLAAVPLLAHEVIVLVKSMGRREE; encoded by the coding sequence ATGTACGAAAACAGGACAATAGAAGAAGTGTGCAGACAGTTTGAATGCAATGGCCGGACAGGTCTTACACAGGAAGATGCCGACAGGCGCCTCAGGCATTATGGGAAGAATATGTTACGGGAGGCGAAGAAAAAGACTTTAATACAGAGATTTGCGGAGCAGCTCTGCGATTCTCTGATTTTTGTCCTTTTTGCGGCCGCGGCGATCTCGATCATGCTTCACGAGTACAGCGATGCCGTGATTATTCTGGCCGTGGTGGCGATGAATGCTGTGGTCGGGGTGATTCAGGAGGGAAAGGCGGAGAAGGCGCTGGAGTCTCTGCGGAAGATGACGAAGCTGGAAGCGGTGGTAATCAGGGACGGAAAGGAACGGATCATTCCGGCGGAAGAGCTGGTGCCGGGTGATCTGGTGATGCTGGACGCCGGACGTCAGGTGCCGGCCGATTTAAGGATTGTCCAGGGAGCCAACCTGAAGATTGAGGAGTCGGCCCTGACGGGGGAATCCGTCCCGGTCTCCAAGAGCAGCACATTTATTGCGCCGTCGGAGGTTCAGGCAGGCGACAGAAAGAACATGGCGTTTATGACGTCCTATGTGACAAACGGAAGAGGTGCGGGTATCGTCATTGCCACGGGCATGGATACGGAGATTGGAAGAATTGCCGCATTAATCCACGAGGCTCCGGAGGAGGAGACGCCGCTGCAGAAACGGCTTTCGGACTTGGGGAAGGTACTGAGCCTGACGGCTGTTTTCCTTTGCGCCCTTTTGTTCGCGCTGGCGGTAATCCAGAAGAGGGATGTCATGGAGATGCTGATCACCGCCATTTCCCTGGCCGTTGCCGCGGTTCCGGAAGGTCTGCCGGCGGTCGTGACGATTGTATTGGCGCTCAGTGTGACAAGGATGGTAAAAGCCGGTACGATTGTGAGACGCCTGCCCTCCGTCGAGACGCTGGGAGCGGTCAGCGTGGTGTGTTCCGATAAGACGGGTACGCTGACGAAGAATGAGATGACGGTGACGGCCTGCTACCTGGACGGCCGGATCAGGGAGGCCCCGGCCATTGAATATGGGAAGACGGGAAACCGGCTGCTGACCTGTTTCTGCCTGTGTAACGACGCGACGGAGGATACAGGGGATCCGACGGAAACGGCCCTCATCCGTTTTGCGGAGACCGGCGGGATCCGGAAAGAGAGGGAGGAGAGGGAGAAGCCGAGACACGGCGAACTACCCTTTGATTCCGACCGGAAGATGATGACAACCCTCAATAGAGAGGGGAAATCTTATGTTTCCTATACAAAAGGGGCTCCGGACGAGGTACTGAAACGGTGCAGCATGATTATGAAGGACGGAAAGGTACAGCCCCTTGAAAGCAGGGATAAAAAGCGGATTCAGGATGCCACCACGGAGCTGTCCGGCAGGGCTCTCCGCGTTCTGGCGGGAGCGATGGCGGAGGGCGTCTCTAAACCGTCGGAGAAAAATCTGGTGTTCCTCGGAATGGCAGGCATGATTGATCCTCCCAGGGAGGAAGCAAAGGCCGCGGTGGAGGCGTTTAAACGGGCGTCGGTGAGAACGGTAATGATTACGGGGGATCACGTGGATACGGCGCTGGCGATTGCAAAGCAGCTGGGAATTGCGGAGAATAAGGAGCAGTGTATATCCGGCGAGGAGCTGGAACGGATGGGGGACGGCGATCTGAAGAAACGGATCAGGAACGCCGCCGTTTTCGCCAGGGTTTCGCCCGATCATAAGGTCCGGATTGTCAGGGCTTTAAAGGGGGACGGCAATATTACCGCCATGACCGGGGACGGCGTAAACGACGCGCCGTCGCTTAAGAGCGCCGATATTGGAATTGCCATGGGAAAAACGGGTACGGACGTGGCAAGGCAGGCGTCGGACATGATTTTGACGGATGATAATTTTGCCACAATCGAAAGGGCGATTGAAGAGGGCAGAGGAATTTATGAGAACATTAAAAAATCGGTTATTTTTCTGCTGTCCTCCAACTTCGGGGAGATAGCGACGATGTTTGCGGCTATTGCCGCAGGAATACCGTCACCGCTCAAATCCAGCCATATCCTGTGGATTAACCTGATTACAGACTCCCTCCCGGCTCTGGCCCTGGGAATCGATAAGAATGACGGTAAACTCCTGATGAAGAAACCGCCCAGGAAACCGGGAGAGAGTCTTTTTGCAGGTGGAGGCTGGTTCTATACGGTATTTTATGGATTGCTCATTGCGGCGGTCAGCCTGGCGGCGTTTTTCCATGTGCCCTGGGAGGTAGTGACGGGAAGAGGACTTCATTTCTCCATGACGGCGGTATCGGCGGTGCTGAAGGAGGAGCCGGTACTCTGCAGGGCGCAGACTTATGCGTTTACCGTACTCGGGCTGTCTGAGCTTTTCCATGCCGTGGGAATGCGCAATGTGGATGTATCGGTTTTTAAAAGCGGCCTTTTTACAAATCCTCTGATGCTTTTGGCTTTTGCAGCAGGTCTTTTATTACAGTTTGCGGTCACGGAGATCCCGTTTTTAGTTACGGCATTCAGGACCTCGGTTCTCTCACCCGGGGAGTGGATTTTTTTGCTGCTTTTGGCGGCGGTTCCCCTGCTGGCGCATGAAGTCATCGTCCTGGTGAAATCAATGGGCCGCAGAGAAGAGTGA
- a CDS encoding manganese efflux pump yields the protein MNSTFPQLFLLITALSLDAFAASFVYGTDRVKIPAASVAVITALSTGILILFLLLGKGFGSLMPARATSILCFLILFILGFVKLFDSTIKSVIRKSEFFERKVCFSISQLNFILTVYADPSAANGEDIAVLSPVEALSLGLALSLDSAAAGFGAGMMVTHMPLTIILSLVLNTAAVLIGSRLGRILAKRSSLDLSWLSGLLLIGLAIGKLL from the coding sequence ATGAATAGCACCTTTCCCCAACTCTTTCTGCTGATAACTGCCCTGTCGCTGGATGCCTTTGCCGCCAGCTTTGTTTATGGAACAGACCGCGTAAAAATCCCGGCTGCCTCAGTCGCTGTCATCACAGCGCTGTCCACCGGGATTCTCATCCTCTTTCTTTTGCTGGGCAAGGGGTTCGGCAGCCTGATGCCTGCCAGGGCCACCTCCATACTCTGTTTCCTGATTCTTTTTATCCTCGGATTTGTCAAACTGTTCGACAGCACCATTAAATCCGTAATCAGGAAATCAGAGTTTTTTGAACGGAAGGTTTGTTTTTCCATCTCACAGCTGAATTTTATCCTGACCGTCTATGCCGATCCGTCGGCAGCCAACGGTGAAGACATTGCCGTCCTCTCTCCTGTGGAGGCTCTTTCCCTGGGCCTGGCGCTCTCGTTAGACAGCGCTGCGGCCGGCTTTGGCGCCGGCATGATGGTCACCCATATGCCGCTCACCATCATCCTGTCCCTGGTCCTCAACACAGCCGCAGTCCTCATCGGAAGCAGACTCGGGCGGATTCTTGCCAAACGTTCCAGCCTCGACTTATCCTGGCTCAGCGGCCTGCTCTTAATCGGGCTGGCCATCGGAAAACTTTTATAA
- a CDS encoding transglycosylase domain-containing protein, which translates to MEGREEGILDNTQEINTENMPENKPGSQSVAAQNQQTETVSESRAVNESDDRTDDGRDGQPKGTQPNAPATGGQQRQRKSRKDKKREIKQQKKLKKQEKKKKEDNSRGLWRYIKIVFRSMFKVLKVMFMTLFIICVIALMAAAGIGAYKVYPMYKEYKAQVEGIVEASTLDTFRLQEASFIYDANGEVLAKLTGDEDSSYLPYEEIPEYAVNAFIAIEDRTFWDNSGIDIKGIFRVAINYFKTEGEEVHGASTITQQLARNRFLTREVSIERKAKEMLVAMDLTKKYTKKQIMEFYINDISFANTYYGLQAAARGYFGMDAGDLSLSQIAYLCAIPNSPSYYNPYKHPENAIKRRDKILGDMKDMGFISESEYTEALNETINVQRQKTPMRNYETTYAIDCAIRYLMRMDGFEFKYGFQDKEKYLEYKKQYEEVYNQERDNLYTGGYTIYTSLDPAKQQMLQESVDSVLTFDDAVAANGIYSLQGAATVVDNSNNKVVAIVGGRSQETDTYTLNRAFQSFRQPGSTIKPLIVYAPALENGYKSTTMVKNIKVEDAKKKDAVVKDLPGDMMPLRTALEKSRNGVAWYIYDDITPELGMSYLTQMRFDNIVPDDYYPASALGGFTYGATTEEMAGAYAALADSGRYKEPTCIMKLIDNTGKDVFEEYPVIQVYQENTANVMTDIMKGVITRGTAASMGWRGDIEAAGKTGTTNSSKDGWFCGMTPYYTISVWVGYDQPKMLSNLYGATYPASIWKKAMVQLVDGLEPASFTKPGPETGIGDGSEYLPGRDDDEMLSEGYTVGDFRKDHALADAAQELIDQMRKSGSSTRKQLKGEAEALINQITGTTLRSRMKGILNSSGSSGAVAAPPPVLPQVEVPTQEEAPPETVPSGPGSDTSNKGRQDIPQGPAMEIVE; encoded by the coding sequence ATGGAAGGTAGAGAGGAAGGCATACTGGATAACACTCAGGAAATTAATACAGAGAATATGCCGGAAAATAAACCGGGTAGCCAGTCTGTAGCTGCTCAGAACCAGCAGACAGAAACTGTTTCGGAAAGCCGGGCGGTGAATGAATCAGATGACCGGACGGATGACGGACGGGACGGGCAGCCGAAGGGAACTCAGCCGAACGCACCGGCCACTGGCGGACAGCAAAGACAGAGGAAGAGCAGAAAAGATAAAAAACGGGAGATAAAGCAGCAGAAGAAACTGAAAAAACAGGAAAAAAAGAAAAAAGAGGACAATTCCAGGGGGCTGTGGAGATATATAAAGATTGTTTTCCGGTCCATGTTCAAGGTCCTGAAAGTCATGTTTATGACGTTGTTCATCATCTGCGTGATAGCCCTGATGGCGGCAGCCGGAATTGGGGCCTACAAGGTTTATCCGATGTATAAGGAATACAAAGCCCAGGTGGAAGGGATTGTGGAGGCCAGCACGCTTGATACGTTCCGCCTTCAGGAGGCCAGCTTTATCTATGACGCCAACGGCGAAGTACTGGCGAAGCTGACCGGGGATGAGGATTCCAGTTATCTGCCCTATGAGGAGATACCGGAATATGCGGTAAACGCATTTATCGCCATTGAGGACAGGACATTCTGGGACAACTCGGGAATCGATATAAAGGGGATTTTCCGTGTCGCCATAAACTATTTTAAGACGGAAGGGGAAGAAGTGCACGGAGCCAGCACGATCACCCAGCAGCTTGCGAGGAACAGGTTCCTGACAAGGGAAGTCTCCATCGAGCGTAAGGCCAAGGAGATGCTTGTCGCCATGGATCTGACGAAGAAGTATACAAAGAAACAGATCATGGAATTTTATATTAACGATATCAGCTTTGCCAATACGTATTACGGCCTTCAGGCGGCGGCAAGGGGATATTTCGGCATGGACGCCGGTGACCTGAGCCTCAGCCAGATTGCCTATCTGTGCGCAATACCGAACTCGCCGTCCTACTATAACCCGTACAAGCATCCGGAGAACGCGATTAAGAGGAGAGACAAGATCCTGGGCGATATGAAGGACATGGGCTTTATCTCGGAGTCGGAGTACACGGAAGCGCTTAATGAGACAATCAACGTGCAGAGGCAGAAGACGCCGATGAGAAATTATGAGACGACATATGCCATTGACTGCGCGATCCGCTATCTGATGCGGATGGACGGATTTGAATTCAAGTATGGTTTCCAGGATAAGGAAAAGTACCTGGAATACAAGAAGCAGTATGAAGAAGTCTATAACCAGGAGAGGGATAACCTCTATACCGGCGGTTATACCATTTACACCTCCCTGGATCCCGCCAAGCAGCAGATGCTGCAGGAATCAGTGGACAGTGTCCTGACATTCGACGATGCGGTGGCGGCCAACGGCATTTATTCCCTTCAGGGAGCGGCGACCGTCGTTGACAACAGCAATAACAAGGTGGTTGCCATTGTAGGCGGCCGCAGCCAGGAGACGGACACTTATACATTGAACCGCGCGTTCCAGAGTTTCCGTCAGCCGGGAAGTACCATCAAACCGCTGATCGTCTATGCACCGGCCCTGGAGAACGGATATAAATCCACGACCATGGTGAAGAACATCAAGGTGGAGGACGCCAAGAAGAAGGATGCCGTGGTAAAGGATCTGCCCGGTGATATGATGCCTCTGAGGACGGCGCTTGAGAAGAGCCGGAACGGTGTTGCATGGTATATCTACGACGACATTACACCGGAGCTTGGGATGTCCTATCTCACTCAGATGAGATTTGACAATATCGTTCCCGACGACTATTATCCAGCATCAGCTCTCGGCGGATTTACATACGGAGCCACGACGGAGGAGATGGCCGGAGCCTACGCGGCCCTGGCGGACAGCGGACGGTATAAGGAACCGACCTGTATCATGAAGCTGATCGACAATACAGGAAAAGATGTTTTTGAAGAATATCCGGTGATCCAGGTTTATCAGGAGAACACGGCCAATGTGATGACAGATATTATGAAGGGTGTTATCACAAGGGGGACGGCTGCTTCGATGGGCTGGAGAGGCGATATTGAGGCGGCCGGTAAGACCGGTACGACCAACAGCAGTAAGGACGGCTGGTTCTGCGGCATGACGCCGTATTATACGATTTCCGTATGGGTTGGCTACGACCAGCCGAAGATGCTGTCGAACCTTTACGGAGCCACTTATCCGGCATCCATATGGAAGAAAGCGATGGTGCAGCTGGTGGACGGCCTGGAGCCGGCGTCATTTACAAAGCCGGGACCGGAGACCGGAATCGGGGACGGCAGTGAATATCTGCCGGGCCGTGATGATGACGAGATGCTCTCCGAGGGGTACACGGTAGGCGATTTCCGAAAGGATCACGCTTTGGCCGATGCGGCACAGGAACTGATCGATCAGATGAGAAAATCGGGCTCCAGCACAAGAAAACAGCTCAAGGGTGAGGCCGAAGCCCTTATTAACCAGATTACGGGAACCACGCTGAGAAGCAGGATGAAGGGTATTCTGAATTCATCAGGCAGCTCGGGAGCAGTGGCTGCGCCACCGCCTGTCCTGCCTCAGGTCGAGGTACCGACACAGGAGGAAGCGCCGCCAGAGACGGTTCCGTCCGGTCCGGGAAGCGATACCAGCAACAAGGGGAGACAGGATATACCGCAGGGGCCTGCGATGGAGATTGTAGAATAA
- a CDS encoding metal-dependent transcriptional regulator, protein MKIQQSAEDYLETILVLSRRKPMIRSIDIVNELGYSKPSVSIAMKNLRENGYISMDHEGYITLEPSGREIAKTIYERHTMLTDLLVALGVSRETAVEDACRIEHVVSSESFAAIKKHVTEKTNPVNGK, encoded by the coding sequence TTGAAAATACAGCAGTCAGCAGAAGATTACCTGGAGACAATACTTGTTTTGAGCAGGCGCAAACCGATGATACGTTCCATCGATATTGTGAATGAACTGGGATATTCCAAACCCAGCGTCAGCATTGCGATGAAAAACCTGAGGGAGAATGGTTACATCTCCATGGATCATGAGGGATATATCACGCTGGAGCCTTCCGGCCGTGAGATCGCCAAGACGATTTACGAGCGTCATACGATGCTCACCGATCTGCTCGTGGCGCTCGGGGTGAGCAGGGAGACGGCGGTCGAGGATGCCTGCAGGATTGAACATGTTGTAAGCTCGGAGAGCTTCGCGGCAATCAAAAAGCATGTGACGGAGAAAACAAATCCCGTCAATGGGAAATAA
- a CDS encoding DUF4397 domain-containing protein: protein METYNYDDTTATPGFGPEGPVTPSVPDNGNANDVPATPGFGPEGTPAPSLPGNGNDVPATPGFGPIGPVTPSLPSNNNQGCINCTGTVVWPNSPTGILWTWGTLSPFFSTTSDIAHVRFYNAAAIREPLDIYLNGRLVVSNLDYMNYTRYLHIIPGVYRLTIYRRTNPGVPIIDTGVQFRGGSSYTMAILGTVNNFSVQIITA, encoded by the coding sequence ATGGAAACCTACAACTATGACGATACGACTGCAACCCCCGGCTTCGGCCCGGAAGGTCCCGTTACTCCTTCTGTTCCCGACAACGGAAATGCAAATGACGTTCCGGCCACTCCCGGTTTCGGTCCGGAAGGCACGCCTGCCCCTTCTCTTCCCGGTAATGGCAACGACGTTCCGGCTACTCCCGGTTTTGGTCCCATCGGCCCTGTAACTCCTTCTCTCCCCTCCAACAACAATCAGGGATGCATCAACTGTACCGGCACGGTGGTATGGCCAAACTCTCCGACAGGAATCCTCTGGACCTGGGGCACACTCTCTCCATTCTTCTCCACGACCTCCGATATTGCCCATGTACGGTTCTACAATGCGGCAGCCATCCGTGAACCCCTCGACATTTACTTAAACGGGCGCCTCGTCGTGTCTAATCTGGACTACATGAATTATACAAGATACCTTCACATCATTCCGGGCGTGTACCGGCTGACCATTTACAGAAGAACGAACCCGGGCGTTCCGATTATCGACACGGGTGTTCAGTTCCGCGGCGGCAGCAGCTATACGATGGCGATCCTTGGAACGGTAAACAACTTCTCCGTACAGATCATAACCGCCTGA
- a CDS encoding Na+/H+ antiporter NhaC family protein gives MSQSENKGRASALLPIIVFLLIFLGSGFITGDFYSMPAIVAFLIALVVAFAQNRSLKFSEKIKLAAAGVGDENIITMCLIFLAAGAFSGSVKAAGGVESTVSLGLSIMPSGMAVAGLFVIACFISISMGTSVGTITALGPIAVGISDKTGFSLALCAGAVVGGAMFGDNLSMISDTTIAAVKTQGCEMKDKFRENFMIVLPAAVVTVIIFLVLAGKSEYDVGALSYNIFKVLPYLVVLIGALAGINVFIVLISGTVLSLIVGLATGAFGPAEMFVHVGDGIMGMYDITVISMIVACIVALVKEYGGIDFVLSVIRKRINSEKGGELGIAALSLLVDMCTANNTVAIVMAGPIAKEISNDFGVTPRRSASLLDMFSSMGQGLIPYGAQLLAAASLTGLTPFDIIPYCFYPILMGVSGLVFIFIKKRQQ, from the coding sequence ATGAGTCAGAGTGAAAATAAGGGAAGAGCGTCGGCGCTTCTTCCTATTATCGTGTTTCTACTAATTTTTCTTGGATCAGGTTTTATTACAGGCGACTTTTACAGCATGCCTGCGATTGTAGCATTTTTAATAGCGCTGGTGGTGGCCTTTGCCCAGAACCGCAGCCTCAAATTTTCCGAAAAAATCAAGCTGGCGGCAGCGGGAGTCGGGGATGAGAACATTATTACGATGTGCCTGATTTTCCTTGCGGCAGGCGCCTTCTCCGGTTCGGTCAAGGCGGCGGGCGGTGTGGAGAGCACCGTATCACTGGGATTATCTATCATGCCGTCCGGAATGGCAGTGGCGGGCCTTTTTGTCATCGCCTGCTTTATTTCCATTTCCATGGGTACGTCTGTGGGAACAATCACGGCGCTTGGGCCTATTGCCGTGGGAATCAGCGATAAGACCGGTTTTTCACTGGCGCTCTGCGCGGGAGCGGTAGTCGGCGGAGCGATGTTCGGTGACAATCTTTCCATGATTTCGGACACGACGATTGCGGCTGTTAAAACACAGGGCTGCGAGATGAAGGACAAGTTCCGCGAGAACTTCATGATCGTGCTTCCGGCAGCGGTGGTGACCGTGATTATTTTCCTTGTATTGGCGGGGAAATCGGAGTATGACGTGGGCGCTCTTTCTTACAACATATTTAAGGTTCTTCCATATCTGGTGGTGCTCATAGGCGCCCTGGCCGGAATTAATGTTTTTATTGTGCTGATATCGGGAACCGTGCTGTCTCTTATTGTGGGACTGGCTACCGGTGCTTTCGGACCGGCGGAAATGTTTGTCCATGTCGGTGACGGAATCATGGGAATGTATGATATTACCGTTATTTCCATGATCGTGGCCTGTATTGTGGCCCTGGTGAAGGAATACGGAGGCATTGATTTTGTGCTTTCTGTCATTCGTAAGAGGATTAACAGCGAGAAGGGCGGAGAGCTGGGGATTGCCGCGCTGTCGCTTCTGGTCGATATGTGTACGGCCAACAATACGGTTGCCATTGTAATGGCAGGCCCGATTGCAAAGGAAATCAGCAATGACTTCGGTGTGACGCCGAGGCGTTCGGCATCCCTCCTGGATATGTTCAGCTCCATGGGACAGGGACTGATTCCTTACGGCGCGCAGCTTCTGGCTGCAGCCAGCCTGACGGGGCTTACTCCGTTTGACATTATACCATACTGTTTTTATCCGATACTAATGGGAGTCAGCGGACTGGTTTTCATTTTTATAAAGAAAAGACAGCAGTGA
- a CDS encoding sodium-dependent transporter, whose translation MNTRNQWASKLGFIMATAGAAIGLGNLWKFPYLMGRNGGFPFLVAYLAFIVILGLPVMMTEMSLGRKTRHDPVQAYADIDPHARIVGIFGTLAAFIILSYYSVIGGWIIKYIISYGTTLAAPADFTAFISTEEPVIWHFVFMAITTAICFFGISGIEKASKFMMPLLFVLLLIIIVRSVTLPGASEGLKFIFSPEGSGFSLSSVSAALGQVFYSLSLCMGITITYGSYLSEKENIPRSCLSVAGLDTAIAILAGVAIFPAVFSFHLEPTQGPGLIFGTLPMVFAEIKGGPLFAFLFFALVFFAAVTSAIALLEVPVSFAIDTLKWSRRKATLVIGSAIFLLGIPSALSFGMLGDVTILKYSVFDFIGVITDNILLPLGGLTMCYYVGWKWHPEYLISEIERDGVPFRLKKLWIIAIRFITPILVGIVTLTGFWQIYLVIFK comes from the coding sequence ATGAATACGAGAAATCAATGGGCCAGCAAGCTCGGCTTTATCATGGCGACGGCAGGCGCGGCCATCGGCCTTGGAAATCTGTGGAAATTCCCCTATCTGATGGGGAGAAACGGCGGATTCCCATTCCTTGTCGCCTACCTGGCCTTTATTGTAATCCTGGGGCTGCCGGTCATGATGACGGAGATGTCCCTGGGCAGAAAGACGCGCCATGATCCGGTGCAGGCCTATGCCGATATCGATCCCCATGCCAGAATTGTAGGGATCTTCGGCACCCTGGCGGCGTTTATCATTTTAAGCTATTACAGCGTTATCGGAGGCTGGATTATCAAGTATATTATCAGCTACGGAACAACGCTTGCGGCTCCGGCCGATTTTACCGCGTTTATCAGTACCGAGGAGCCGGTTATCTGGCACTTTGTCTTTATGGCGATCACGACGGCAATTTGTTTCTTTGGCATCAGCGGCATTGAGAAGGCCAGCAAGTTTATGATGCCCCTGCTGTTTGTGCTTCTGCTCATCATCATTGTAAGAAGCGTGACGCTTCCGGGAGCATCGGAAGGCCTTAAATTTATCTTTTCCCCGGAGGGCTCCGGATTCAGTTTAAGTTCGGTCAGCGCCGCTCTGGGACAGGTTTTCTATTCCCTCAGCCTGTGTATGGGCATTACCATCACATACGGCAGTTATCTGAGCGAGAAAGAGAATATCCCGAGAAGCTGTCTTTCCGTTGCCGGCCTTGATACGGCGATTGCCATCCTGGCAGGAGTCGCCATCTTCCCGGCCGTATTTTCCTTCCATCTGGAACCGACGCAGGGCCCGGGACTGATCTTTGGAACGCTGCCGATGGTATTTGCCGAGATAAAAGGCGGCCCTCTGTTTGCTTTCCTGTTCTTTGCCCTCGTATTCTTCGCGGCGGTGACGAGTGCCATTGCCCTCTTGGAGGTGCCGGTATCCTTTGCAATCGACACACTGAAGTGGTCACGGCGCAAGGCGACCCTTGTGATAGGAAGCGCTATTTTCCTTCTGGGAATCCCCAGCGCGCTTTCCTTCGGAATGCTTGGGGACGTCACAATCCTGAAATACAGTGTCTTCGATTTTATCGGAGTGATTACGGATAACATCCTGCTTCCGCTGGGCGGACTGACGATGTGTTACTATGTGGGCTGGAAGTGGCATCCCGAGTATCTGATCAGTGAGATAGAGAGGGACGGCGTTCCATTCAGGCTGAAAAAGCTCTGGATTATCGCAATTCGTTTCATTACACCAATTTTGGTTGGTATTGTTACTTTAACAGGTTTCTGGCAGATTTATTTAGTCATATTTAAATAA
- a CDS encoding DUF6465 family protein, with the protein MAATKKTETKAAVVKETAKPVAEVKAAAPAVPEMKEEAKKEVEKTPETKAEAPEKEAAPKKVAAPKKEAAPKKEAAPKKEATAKKAPAKKAPVKKEVKTAVYIQYAGKEAEVEKLIAAAKKAYVAAGHKEADIKTVEIYVKPEENAAYYVINGEGSDGYKIVY; encoded by the coding sequence ATGGCAGCAACAAAGAAAACTGAGACAAAGGCAGCAGTTGTAAAAGAAACTGCAAAACCTGTGGCTGAAGTGAAGGCAGCAGCACCGGCAGTACCTGAGATGAAGGAAGAAGCTAAGAAAGAAGTTGAGAAGACTCCGGAAACGAAGGCGGAGGCACCAGAGAAAGAGGCTGCACCAAAGAAGGTAGCTGCACCGAAAAAGGAAGCCGCTCCGAAGAAAGAGGCTGCACCGAAGAAAGAAGCCACGGCTAAGAAGGCTCCGGCCAAGAAAGCCCCGGTAAAGAAGGAAGTAAAAACCGCTGTATACATACAGTACGCCGGAAAAGAGGCAGAGGTGGAGAAGCTTATCGCAGCAGCGAAGAAAGCATATGTAGCCGCAGGACATAAAGAGGCAGATATCAAAACGGTTGAAATTTATGTGAAACCGGAAGAGAATGCTGCTTACTATGTAATCAACGGCGAAGGCTCCGACGGATACAAAATTGTTTACTAA